From Streptomyces sp. NBC_00775, one genomic window encodes:
- the pelF gene encoding GT4 family glycosyltransferase PelF, whose product MRNGRHVTMLTEGTYPHVHGGVSTWCDQLVKGMPEVDFHIVSLTGSGREPVTWELPPNVYRHTSVPTWGPRPGRARAPLGRARRRFTDTYERFLLAFLDPDAHGDFGEALYELAQLARDGRLSAALRTETALRSLMWIWSMPHLPTAAARPTVHDALTATDLLEHALRPLGVRIPEDSVAHAVSSGLATLPALAAHHLDGVPFLLTEHGIYLRERYLGYRSGEQRWPVKAFMLGFYRELNSLGYRAADLITPCNQYNRRWEERGGADSDRIRTVYNGVDPHAFPHAGPEPAVPTLTWCGRVDPIKDLETLLRAYGMVRAEMPETRLRLFGPVPPGGEAYRTRLEKLAAELGVTDGLTFEGRISEVWRAYAAGHVVMLSSISEGFPFSIIEAMSCGRTTVSTDVGGVREAVGDTGIVVPPREPEKMAAAALTLLRDDERRLKLGELARQRVIDRFTLRRSVDAFRTIYQELAGLPEVYEPTVETVADWTLELRDPWYQAVATDGTGW is encoded by the coding sequence ATGCGCAACGGCCGTCATGTCACCATGCTCACCGAAGGCACCTATCCGCATGTCCACGGCGGGGTCAGCACCTGGTGCGACCAGCTCGTGAAGGGCATGCCGGAGGTCGACTTCCACATCGTCTCGCTCACCGGCAGCGGCCGCGAACCCGTGACCTGGGAGCTGCCGCCCAACGTCTACCGGCACACCTCCGTGCCGACCTGGGGCCCGCGGCCGGGGCGCGCACGGGCGCCGCTGGGCCGGGCCCGCCGTCGTTTCACCGACACCTACGAACGCTTCCTGCTCGCCTTCCTCGACCCGGACGCGCACGGCGACTTCGGCGAGGCGCTGTACGAGCTCGCCCAACTCGCCCGCGACGGACGGCTGTCGGCGGCGCTGCGCACCGAGACCGCGCTGCGTTCGCTGATGTGGATCTGGTCGATGCCGCATCTGCCCACGGCCGCCGCCCGGCCCACCGTGCACGACGCGCTCACCGCCACCGACCTGCTGGAACACGCGCTGCGCCCGCTCGGCGTCCGGATCCCCGAGGACTCCGTGGCGCACGCGGTCAGCAGCGGCCTCGCCACCCTGCCCGCCCTCGCCGCACACCACCTCGACGGGGTCCCGTTCCTGCTCACCGAGCACGGCATCTATCTGCGCGAGCGCTACCTCGGCTACCGCAGCGGCGAACAGCGCTGGCCCGTCAAGGCGTTCATGCTCGGCTTCTACCGCGAGCTGAACTCGCTGGGCTACCGGGCGGCCGACCTGATCACCCCCTGCAACCAGTACAACCGCCGCTGGGAGGAGCGCGGCGGCGCCGACTCCGACCGGATCCGCACGGTCTACAACGGCGTCGACCCGCACGCCTTCCCGCACGCGGGCCCCGAACCGGCCGTCCCCACCCTCACCTGGTGCGGCCGCGTCGACCCCATCAAGGACCTCGAAACACTGCTGCGCGCGTACGGCATGGTGCGCGCCGAGATGCCCGAGACCCGGCTGCGCCTGTTCGGCCCGGTGCCGCCCGGCGGGGAGGCGTACCGGACCCGGCTGGAGAAGCTCGCCGCCGAACTGGGTGTCACGGACGGCCTGACCTTCGAGGGCCGCATCAGCGAGGTGTGGCGCGCCTACGCGGCGGGTCATGTGGTGATGCTCTCCTCCATCTCGGAGGGCTTCCCGTTCTCGATCATCGAGGCGATGTCCTGCGGCCGTACGACGGTGTCGACCGACGTCGGCGGAGTGCGCGAGGCGGTCGGCGACACGGGCATCGTGGTGCCGCCGCGCGAACCGGAGAAAATGGCCGCCGCCGCACTCACTCTGCTGCGCGACGACGAACGGCGCCTGAAGTTGGGGGAGTTGGCGCGTCAGCGCGTCATCGACCGGTTCACCCTGCGCCGTTCCGTGGATGCCTTCCGGACGATCTACCAGGAGCTGGCGGGCCTGCCCGAGGTGTACGAGCCCACCGTCGAGACCGTCGCCGACTGGACCCTCGAACTGCGCGACCCCTGGTACCAGGCGGTCGCCACGGACGGGACCGGCTGGTGA
- a CDS encoding adenosylcobinamide-GDP ribazoletransferase: MSKPTPEPTPEPTSKPTPRTPLPDGLRFAFGTLTVLPLKVTRWDRDAARGGMLCAPVAGLVVGAGAALVGVALLAMGAGPLLAAVATAAVPAALTRGLHLDGLADTADGLGSGKPAEDALRIMKQSDIGPFGVITLLFVLLAQVAALFQAYDTSWARGVLAAVVSATAARLALTLAARTGVPPARPEGLGAAVAGTVPVRGALLVTVAVAGAAVGAGALVGTYDAVRAGVAVLAACAVSELLLRHCTRRFGGVTGDVFGGLAETAATTALVVLSLG, from the coding sequence GTGTCCAAGCCCACGCCCGAGCCCACGCCCGAGCCCACGTCCAAGCCCACGCCCAGGACGCCCCTCCCCGACGGCCTCCGCTTCGCCTTCGGCACCCTCACCGTGCTGCCCCTGAAGGTGACCCGCTGGGACCGCGACGCCGCGCGCGGCGGAATGCTGTGCGCGCCCGTGGCCGGGCTCGTGGTCGGGGCGGGCGCCGCCCTCGTCGGCGTGGCGCTCCTCGCGATGGGCGCGGGCCCGCTGCTCGCCGCCGTCGCCACCGCCGCCGTACCGGCCGCCCTCACCCGCGGTCTGCATCTGGACGGCCTGGCCGACACGGCGGACGGGCTCGGCAGCGGCAAGCCCGCCGAGGACGCGCTGCGGATCATGAAGCAGTCGGACATCGGCCCGTTCGGCGTGATCACCCTGCTGTTCGTGCTGCTCGCCCAGGTGGCCGCACTCTTCCAGGCCTACGACACCTCGTGGGCCCGGGGTGTGCTCGCGGCCGTCGTCTCGGCGACCGCAGCACGCCTCGCCCTCACCCTGGCCGCCCGCACCGGGGTGCCCCCGGCCCGTCCCGAGGGCCTGGGCGCGGCGGTCGCGGGCACGGTGCCGGTGCGCGGCGCGCTGCTGGTGACGGTGGCCGTGGCGGGCGCGGCGGTGGGCGCGGGCGCGCTCGTCGGGACGTACGACGCCGTGCGCGCCGGGGTGGCGGTGCTCGCCGCCTGCGCGGTCTCCGAACTGCTGCTGCGCCACTGCACGCGCCGCTTCGGGGGCGTGACCGGCGATGTGTTCGGCGGTCTCGCGGAGACGGCGGCGACGACGGCGCTCGTCGTTCTGTCACTGGGCTGA
- a CDS encoding leucyl aminopeptidase — MTALTLSTAAASGLRADAIVVGVAKGPKGPVVAPGAEAVDNAYDGGLAGILETLGATGAEGEVTKLPAPSGFKAPVVVAVGLGAVPEQDDTFSAEALRRAAGVAARALAGAKKAAFALPMADAADAGVVAEGARLGAYTFDAYKDSGKDAKNSKGPLGEVALLGGKPRDAAYKAAIARATAVTEELNRARDLINTPPNDLDPEAFAAVATAAAKEHGIKVQVLDEKALEKGGYGGILGVGAGSAATPRLVKLSYTSPKASKHLAFVGKGITYDSGGISLKPAGHNETMKCDMSGAAAVFAAVVAAARLGLEVNVTGWLALAENMPSGSATRPGDVLRMYSGKTVEVLNTDAEGRLVLADALWKASEEKPDAIIDVATLTGAMVLALGSRTFGVMANDDAFRASVVEAAEEVGEESWPMPLPDHLRKGMDSPTADIANMGERMGGGLVAGLFLKEFVGEGITWAHLDIAGPAFNDGGPFGYTPKGGTGSAVRTLVRLAELTAAGDLG; from the coding sequence GTGACTGCTCTCACTCTCAGCACCGCCGCCGCGTCTGGTCTGCGGGCCGACGCGATCGTCGTCGGTGTCGCGAAGGGGCCCAAGGGTCCGGTCGTCGCACCGGGCGCCGAGGCCGTGGACAACGCGTACGACGGCGGGCTCGCCGGGATCCTGGAGACCCTCGGCGCCACCGGGGCCGAGGGCGAGGTGACGAAGCTGCCCGCGCCGTCCGGTTTCAAGGCCCCCGTCGTCGTGGCCGTCGGCCTGGGAGCGGTCCCGGAGCAGGACGACACGTTCAGCGCCGAGGCACTGCGCCGCGCGGCCGGTGTCGCGGCCCGCGCGCTCGCCGGCGCCAAGAAGGCCGCCTTCGCCCTGCCGATGGCGGACGCCGCCGACGCCGGTGTCGTCGCCGAGGGCGCCCGGCTGGGCGCGTACACCTTTGACGCGTACAAGGACAGCGGCAAGGACGCCAAGAACAGCAAGGGCCCGCTCGGCGAGGTCGCCCTCCTCGGCGGCAAGCCCCGCGACGCGGCGTACAAGGCCGCGATCGCGCGCGCCACCGCCGTGACCGAGGAGCTCAACCGCGCCCGCGACCTCATCAACACCCCGCCGAACGACCTCGACCCGGAGGCCTTCGCCGCCGTCGCCACGGCGGCCGCCAAGGAGCACGGCATCAAGGTGCAGGTGCTCGACGAGAAGGCCCTGGAGAAGGGTGGCTACGGCGGCATCCTCGGCGTCGGCGCCGGCTCGGCCGCCACGCCGCGCCTGGTCAAGCTGTCGTACACCTCCCCGAAGGCGAGCAAGCACCTGGCCTTCGTCGGCAAGGGCATCACCTACGACTCGGGCGGCATCTCCCTCAAGCCCGCCGGGCACAACGAGACGATGAAGTGCGACATGAGCGGTGCGGCGGCGGTCTTCGCCGCCGTGGTCGCCGCCGCGCGCCTCGGCCTGGAGGTCAACGTCACCGGCTGGCTCGCGCTCGCCGAGAACATGCCCTCCGGTTCCGCCACCCGCCCGGGTGACGTGCTGCGCATGTACAGCGGCAAGACCGTCGAGGTCCTCAACACGGACGCCGAGGGCCGCCTGGTCCTCGCCGACGCGCTGTGGAAGGCCTCCGAGGAGAAGCCGGACGCGATCATCGACGTGGCGACGCTGACCGGAGCGATGGTGCTCGCGCTCGGCAGCCGTACGTTCGGCGTGATGGCCAATGACGACGCATTCCGCGCCTCGGTCGTCGAGGCGGCGGAGGAGGTCGGCGAGGAGTCCTGGCCGATGCCGCTGCCGGACCACCTGCGCAAGGGGATGGACTCCCCGACCGCCGACATCGCCAACATGGGTGAGCGGATGGGTGGCGGACTGGTCGCCGGTCTGTTCCTGAAGGAGTTCGTGGGCGAGGGCATCACCTGGGCGCA
- a CDS encoding RDD family protein — MPKLRRAVAWFIDFALVLAGASVLAVFTFHRISALVTDVPDLATRSGFDLLTSRGDVVNASEHLGLSLWNKSVLYVEEAFGLLIVVTFLYQWACLALAGRTIGKGLLGLKVSPAAPRRAALRALVTTAADVAVYAVACVLLIEGQFVLSVLVWAVAVTIFFLNALPVLSPSRRSLADRLAGTAVTGLGLGTPGATPAARTF, encoded by the coding sequence GTGCCGAAGCTTCGCCGTGCCGTGGCCTGGTTCATCGACTTCGCGTTGGTGCTCGCGGGGGCCTCGGTGCTCGCCGTGTTCACCTTCCACCGGATATCCGCGCTCGTCACCGACGTGCCCGACCTCGCCACGCGGAGCGGCTTCGACCTGTTGACCTCGCGCGGCGATGTCGTCAACGCCTCGGAGCACCTCGGGCTCTCGCTGTGGAACAAGTCGGTGCTGTACGTGGAGGAGGCCTTCGGGCTGCTGATCGTGGTCACCTTCCTCTACCAGTGGGCGTGCCTGGCCCTGGCCGGCCGCACGATCGGCAAGGGCCTGCTGGGTCTGAAGGTCAGCCCGGCCGCCCCGCGCCGGGCCGCCCTGCGCGCCCTGGTCACCACGGCGGCGGACGTCGCCGTGTACGCCGTGGCCTGCGTCCTGCTGATCGAGGGTCAGTTCGTGCTGTCGGTGCTGGTGTGGGCGGTGGCGGTGACCATCTTCTTCCTGAACGCGCTGCCCGTGCTCTCCCCCAGCCGCCGCTCCCTCGCCGACCGCCTGGCGGGAACGGCGGTCACCGGCCTCGGGCTCGGCACACCCGGCGCCACGCCCGCCGCTCGTACTTTCTGA
- the cobT gene encoding nicotinate-nucleotide--dimethylbenzimidazole phosphoribosyltransferase, with protein MSSLNLDDFTDLIERPDGGVRRDAEARRERQIVPPGSLGRLDDLGEWLAAAQSAVPVRPIEHPRVVLFAGDHGVAELGVSARPAGTADQLVRAVLEGASPAAILARRLNVPVRVIDMALDCDPDGLPDEVVRHRVRRGSGRIDVEDALTLEEAEAAFRAGVAVADEEADSGTDLVVLGDVSVGGTTAAAVLVAALCGTDASVVTGRGGRAIDDLAWMRKCAAVRDALRRARPVLGDQLQLLATVGGADLAAMTGFLLQSAVRKMPVILDGVVSAACALVGQRVAFRAPDWWLAGQDSGEPAQAKALDRMALEPVLDHGVTVGEGAGALLALPLVQAAAALSAELPEK; from the coding sequence ATGAGCTCGCTTAATCTCGACGACTTCACCGATCTGATCGAGCGCCCCGACGGCGGCGTGCGCCGTGACGCCGAGGCGCGCCGAGAGCGCCAGATCGTGCCGCCCGGTTCTCTGGGCCGCCTCGACGACCTGGGTGAGTGGCTGGCGGCGGCGCAGTCCGCGGTGCCGGTGCGGCCGATCGAGCACCCGCGCGTGGTGCTGTTCGCGGGCGACCACGGGGTCGCTGAACTCGGTGTGTCGGCGCGGCCCGCGGGCACCGCCGACCAGTTGGTGCGGGCGGTCCTGGAGGGCGCCAGCCCGGCTGCGATCCTCGCCCGGCGGCTCAATGTGCCGGTGCGCGTCATCGACATGGCGCTGGACTGCGATCCGGACGGACTGCCCGACGAGGTCGTACGGCATCGGGTGCGGCGCGGTTCGGGACGGATCGACGTCGAGGACGCGCTGACGCTGGAGGAGGCGGAGGCGGCGTTCCGGGCGGGCGTCGCCGTCGCGGACGAAGAGGCGGACTCCGGTACGGATCTGGTGGTGCTCGGCGATGTCAGCGTCGGCGGGACCACGGCGGCGGCCGTGCTGGTCGCCGCGCTGTGCGGGACCGACGCGTCCGTGGTCACCGGGCGGGGCGGGCGGGCCATCGACGACCTCGCGTGGATGCGCAAGTGTGCCGCCGTGCGGGATGCCTTGCGGCGGGCTCGGCCGGTGCTCGGGGATCAGTTGCAGCTGCTGGCTACGGTCGGTGGGGCTGATCTCGCGGCGATGACGGGCTTCCTTCTGCAGAGTGCGGTGCGGAAGATGCCGGTGATTCTTGACGGGGTCGTCTCGGCGGCGTGTGCGCTGGTCGGGCAGCGGGTTGCCTTCCGGGCGCCGGACTGGTGGCTGGCGGGGCAGGACAGTGGGGAGCCGGCGCAGGCGAAGGCCCTGGACCGGATGGCCCTGGAGCCCGTCCTCGACCACGGGGTCACCGTGGGCGAGGGCGCGGGGGCGCTGCTCGCCCTGCCGCTGGTCCAGGCTGCGGCCGCCTTGTCCGCCGAACTTCCGGAGAAGTAG
- a CDS encoding bifunctional adenosylcobinamide kinase/adenosylcobinamide-phosphate guanylyltransferase — translation MELTLLGTGTPEGLPRPNCPCAACATALGENARAATALLVDGTLLLDLTPGAAFAAARAGHSLGGVRQVLLSHPHDGPAVEVPAGLPQPGRVPDGRELALLTGHRVRAVPMDAPGTGYAVTGPDGRRLLYLPPGAAPAGLDVNGDPPYDMVLADVVGRPDGLAKLRAVGAVGPTTDVIAVHLDHDVPPGPELRRRLAAVGARAVPDGTTLDVGVYEDVPDVPRRTLVLGGARSGKSVEAERRLEAFPDVLYVATGGSRNGDTEWASRVSAHRERRPGSWRTTETCDLVPLLTEAGPPLLIDCLSLWLTDAMDTVSAWDDAEWADGGERALRARVEELTAAVRATRRTLVAVSNEVGSGIVPATASGRRYRDELGRLNAAFAAECEHVLLVVAGQALSLRG, via the coding sequence GTGGAACTGACTCTGCTCGGCACCGGCACCCCCGAGGGCCTGCCCCGCCCCAACTGTCCCTGCGCGGCCTGCGCGACCGCGCTCGGCGAGAACGCGCGGGCCGCCACCGCGCTGCTCGTGGACGGCACGCTGCTGCTCGACCTCACACCCGGCGCGGCGTTCGCGGCCGCCCGCGCCGGGCACTCGCTGGGCGGCGTACGGCAGGTACTGCTCTCGCATCCGCACGACGGGCCCGCCGTCGAGGTGCCGGCCGGGCTGCCGCAGCCCGGGCGGGTGCCCGACGGGCGGGAGTTGGCGCTGCTCACCGGGCACCGGGTGCGGGCGGTGCCGATGGACGCGCCCGGCACGGGGTACGCGGTGACCGGGCCGGACGGGCGGCGGCTGCTCTATCTGCCGCCGGGCGCGGCGCCCGCCGGACTCGACGTGAACGGCGACCCGCCGTACGACATGGTGCTCGCCGATGTCGTGGGGCGGCCGGACGGCCTGGCGAAGCTGCGGGCGGTGGGGGCCGTCGGGCCGACGACCGATGTGATCGCGGTGCATCTCGACCACGACGTGCCGCCGGGCCCCGAACTGCGACGGCGGCTCGCGGCGGTGGGCGCGCGGGCGGTGCCGGACGGGACGACGCTGGACGTGGGCGTCTACGAGGACGTACCGGATGTGCCGCGCCGCACGCTCGTGCTCGGCGGGGCGCGTTCGGGCAAGTCGGTGGAGGCGGAGCGGCGCCTTGAGGCCTTCCCGGACGTCCTGTACGTCGCGACGGGCGGCTCCCGGAACGGGGACACCGAGTGGGCGTCACGGGTCAGCGCTCATCGAGAGCGGCGCCCCGGCTCCTGGCGGACCACCGAGACGTGCGACCTCGTCCCCCTCCTGACGGAGGCCGGCCCTCCGCTGCTCATCGACTGCCTGTCCCTGTGGCTGACGGACGCGATGGACACCGTGAGCGCCTGGGACGACGCGGAGTGGGCCGACGGCGGCGAACGCGCGCTGCGCGCCCGGGTCGAGGAACTCACCGCCGCCGTCCGCGCCACCCGCCGCACCCTCGTCGCCGTCTCGAACGAGGTCGGCTCCGGCATCGTCCCCGCCACCGCGTCGGGGCGTCGCTACCGGGACGAACTCGGGCGTCTCAACGCGGCGTTCGCGGCGGAGTGCGAGCACGTGTTGCTGGTGGTGGCGGGACAGGCGTTGTCCCTGCGGGGGTGA
- a CDS encoding spherulation-specific family 4 protein, translated as MSLPSTSGTLLVPYYEHPSVRPAEWDALIAAAPRLHAVVLNPASGPGERPDPAFAEVAERLRAADVRVLGYADTDYGRRPMTDVVRELSRHRAWYGTDGAFLDQVASGEAEFTYYRRLARAAWGLGCGTLALNHGTVPHPSYARIADVLVTFEGPWATYRRNRLPPWTDAGARLCHLVYGVPAGVDLAASARERGATLHCAVPGVGDHPWGTLPHALKATGSR; from the coding sequence ATGAGCCTGCCCAGCACCTCCGGGACCCTCCTGGTCCCGTACTACGAGCACCCGTCCGTCCGCCCCGCCGAATGGGACGCCCTCATCGCCGCAGCCCCCCGCCTCCACGCCGTCGTGCTCAACCCGGCCAGCGGCCCCGGCGAGCGCCCCGACCCGGCGTTCGCCGAGGTCGCCGAGCGGCTGCGCGCGGCCGACGTCCGGGTGCTCGGGTACGCGGACACGGACTATGGCCGCAGACCCATGACCGACGTCGTACGTGAGCTGTCCCGGCACCGCGCCTGGTACGGGACCGACGGCGCGTTCCTCGACCAAGTCGCCTCGGGGGAGGCCGAGTTCACGTACTACCGGCGGCTCGCGAGGGCCGCCTGGGGCCTGGGCTGCGGCACCCTCGCCCTCAATCACGGAACGGTGCCGCACCCCTCGTACGCCCGCATCGCCGACGTACTGGTGACGTTCGAGGGCCCGTGGGCGACGTACCGAAGGAACCGTCTGCCGCCGTGGACGGATGCCGGTGCGCGGCTGTGCCACCTCGTGTACGGCGTGCCGGCCGGGGTCGACCTGGCGGCGTCGGCACGGGAGCGGGGCGCCACCCTCCACTGCGCGGTGCCCGGTGTGGGCGACCATCCCTGGGGAACGTTGCCGCACGCCCTGAAGGCGACCGGCTCGCGCTGA
- a CDS encoding phosphatidylglycerol lysyltransferase domain-containing protein — MGDARIAAVQGGAASRRAAAFAVWYLRAVTFINFLSAAWVSLGQDVRRHNTENYFTPYLLTAGFASGVFTMFLAITMRRRKRAAWILNFVLSGLFLLLFAVAMAFPEIRQYAQNWISLVLTAAFVGSLVVGRREFYAKGDRSNPRLAAVVGIGGLLATSLLAALLVTVTNNAHDPHRSTFLDRWRYGTLRLVSVAADDSHYPGIATPNWVNVTINVLSTLLVLAVFYAAFRSRRAVDPLTEDDEKRLRVLLDKNGDRDSLGYFALRREKSVVWSPTGKAAVAYRVVGGVSLASGDPLGDPEAWPGAIEPWLAEARAHGWIPAVMGASEEAGTVYSRHGLDALELGDEALVETAEFTLEGRAMRTVRQAYNRVKRAGYKVRIRRHEDIPAAEMAYLLKRADDWRDGATERGFSMALGRLGDPDDGLCVMLECTDKDGELKAVLSFVPWGPHGLSLDLMRRDRDSENGLMEFMVIELLRRAKEIEITQVSLNFAMFRSVFERGARLGAGPVLRLWRSLLSFFSRWWQIESLYRANAKYRPIWEPRFLLFEKSADLLRIGVASARAEGFLEAPGLPKWLHRKHLESHR, encoded by the coding sequence ATGGGAGATGCCCGAATTGCCGCCGTGCAGGGAGGGGCTGCCTCACGGCGCGCCGCCGCCTTCGCCGTCTGGTATCTGCGTGCCGTCACGTTCATCAACTTCCTGAGCGCCGCATGGGTCTCGCTCGGGCAGGACGTACGGCGGCACAACACCGAGAACTACTTCACGCCGTATCTGCTGACGGCAGGATTCGCTTCCGGTGTGTTCACGATGTTCCTCGCCATCACGATGCGGCGGCGCAAACGGGCCGCGTGGATCTTGAACTTCGTGCTCAGCGGGCTGTTCCTGCTGCTGTTCGCCGTCGCGATGGCGTTCCCGGAGATCCGGCAGTACGCGCAGAACTGGATCTCGCTCGTCCTGACCGCCGCGTTCGTCGGCTCGCTCGTCGTCGGCCGCCGGGAGTTCTACGCGAAGGGCGACCGGTCGAACCCGAGGCTCGCCGCGGTGGTCGGGATCGGCGGGCTGCTCGCCACCTCGCTGCTCGCGGCGCTTTTGGTGACCGTCACCAACAACGCCCATGACCCGCACCGTTCCACCTTCCTGGACCGCTGGCGCTACGGCACCCTGCGGCTCGTCTCGGTCGCCGCCGACGACTCCCACTATCCCGGGATCGCGACGCCGAACTGGGTCAACGTCACCATCAACGTGCTGAGCACCCTGCTCGTCCTCGCCGTCTTCTACGCGGCCTTCCGCTCCCGCCGCGCCGTCGACCCGCTCACCGAGGACGACGAGAAGCGGCTGCGGGTCCTGCTCGACAAGAACGGGGACCGGGACTCGCTGGGCTACTTCGCGCTGCGGCGGGAGAAGAGCGTCGTCTGGTCCCCGACCGGCAAGGCGGCGGTGGCGTACCGCGTCGTCGGCGGGGTCTCGCTGGCCTCCGGTGATCCCCTCGGCGACCCCGAGGCATGGCCCGGCGCCATCGAGCCCTGGCTCGCCGAGGCACGTGCGCACGGCTGGATCCCGGCGGTGATGGGCGCGAGCGAGGAGGCGGGCACCGTGTACTCCCGGCACGGCCTCGACGCGCTGGAGCTCGGCGACGAAGCCCTCGTCGAGACCGCCGAGTTCACTCTCGAAGGGCGGGCCATGCGCACCGTCCGGCAGGCCTACAACCGGGTCAAGCGCGCGGGGTACAAGGTGCGCATCCGACGCCATGAGGACATCCCTGCCGCCGAGATGGCGTATCTGCTGAAGCGGGCCGACGACTGGCGGGACGGGGCGACCGAGCGCGGGTTCAGCATGGCGCTGGGGCGGCTGGGCGACCCCGACGACGGGCTGTGCGTGATGCTCGAATGCACGGACAAGGACGGGGAGTTGAAGGCCGTTCTGTCCTTCGTGCCGTGGGGGCCGCACGGGCTGTCCCTCGACCTCATGCGGCGCGACCGCGACTCCGAGAACGGGCTGATGGAGTTCATGGTGATCGAACTCCTGCGACGCGCCAAGGAGATCGAGATCACTCAGGTCTCGCTCAACTTCGCCATGTTCCGTTCGGTCTTCGAACGTGGCGCACGCCTCGGCGCGGGACCGGTGCTGCGGCTGTGGCGCTCACTGCTCAGCTTCTTCTCCCGCTGGTGGCAGATCGAGTCGCTGTACCGCGCCAACGCAAAGTACCGGCCCATCTGGGAGCCCCGGTTCCTGCTCTTCGAGAAGAGCGCGGACCTGCTGCGCATCGGTGTCGCGTCCGCGCGCGCCGAGGGGTTCCTGGAGGCGCCGGGACTGCCGAAGTGGCTGCACCGCAAGCACCTGGAGTCGCACAGATGA
- a CDS encoding class I SAM-dependent methyltransferase — MPPTPQWLAERRAAYAAELAQGTDRFHEPRREDCPWCGSKRLRTRLRTSDLVQRKPGTFVVDECGDCAHAFQNPRLTAEGLAFYHRDLHGGAHEGLVERLLGARGSRGRHRAAARAMLPYAEPESWLDVGTGHGHFPAVAKEVHPYTAFDGLDATRRVEKARAAGRVEEAHRGRLTDPRTAERLRARYDVVSMFHHLEHTPDPREELRAALEVLRPGGHLLVEVPDPDCVFGALLGKWWVSYGQPRHLHLMPLPNLLGELESLGCEVVATDRREPHIPYDLAGALALALGRVLPDLDAPWRPAPPSPLQRALHTALTRASTPLLASASALDHALAPLFRRTRFSNAYRIIARR, encoded by the coding sequence ATGCCCCCCACACCACAATGGCTCGCCGAACGCCGCGCGGCCTACGCGGCCGAACTCGCCCAGGGCACCGACCGCTTCCACGAGCCGCGCCGCGAGGACTGCCCCTGGTGCGGCTCGAAGCGGCTGCGCACCCGGTTGCGTACGTCGGACCTGGTGCAGCGCAAGCCCGGAACGTTCGTCGTCGACGAGTGCGGGGACTGCGCCCACGCCTTCCAGAACCCGCGGCTCACGGCGGAGGGGCTGGCCTTCTACCACCGGGACCTCCACGGAGGCGCGCACGAGGGCCTCGTCGAGCGGCTCCTCGGCGCCCGCGGCAGCCGTGGCCGCCATCGCGCCGCAGCCCGCGCGATGCTGCCGTACGCCGAGCCGGAGAGCTGGCTGGACGTCGGCACCGGGCACGGGCACTTCCCGGCCGTCGCCAAGGAGGTCCACCCGTACACCGCCTTCGACGGGCTCGACGCCACCCGGCGTGTCGAGAAGGCGCGGGCGGCCGGGCGGGTGGAGGAGGCGCACCGCGGCCGGCTCACCGACCCCCGGACCGCCGAGCGGCTGCGCGCCCGCTACGACGTCGTCAGCATGTTCCACCACTTGGAGCACACCCCCGACCCGCGCGAGGAACTGCGCGCCGCCCTGGAGGTCCTGCGGCCCGGCGGGCACCTCCTCGTCGAAGTCCCGGACCCCGACTGCGTGTTCGGCGCACTGCTGGGCAAGTGGTGGGTGTCGTACGGCCAGCCGCGCCACCTCCACCTCATGCCGCTGCCCAACCTGCTGGGCGAACTGGAGTCCCTCGGCTGCGAGGTCGTCGCGACGGACCGCCGCGAACCGCATATCCCCTACGATCTCGCCGGCGCCCTCGCCCTGGCGCTCGGCCGCGTCCTGCCCGACCTCGACGCGCCCTGGCGGCCCGCCCCGCCGAGCCCGCTCCAGCGCGCCCTCCACACGGCCCTGACCCGGGCGTCCACCCCGCTCCTGGCCTCTGCCTCAGCCCTGGACCACGCCCTCGCCCCCCTCTTCCGCCGCACTCGCTTCTCCAACGCGTACCGGATCATCGCGCGACGGTGA